The following proteins are co-located in the Conyzicola lurida genome:
- the topA gene encoding type I DNA topoisomerase, giving the protein MPGTKKLVVVESPAKAKTIAQYLGDGYIVQASVGHIRDLIEPKNLPPELKKGSLGKFSVDVDNGFEPYYVVSDAKRKTVADLKKALAGADELYLATDEDREGEAIAWHLLQVLKPKVPVKRMVFHEITKEAIERAKENTRELDTALVDAQETRRILDRLYGYEISPVLWRKVGPGLSAGRVQSAATRLVVDRERERLAFTAASYWDLIAQFTPSADAQQFESRLVRLDGARIAVGRDFDDKGVLKSGAVALDETRATTLAAQLRDPATALTVASVESKPYTRRPAAPFTTSTLQQEAGRKLRFSARQTMSVAQGLYENGYITYMRTDSATLSAQAINAARTQAAALYGADTIPDKPRVYAGKNKSAQEAHEAIRPSGETFRTPSELSSVLRGNDFKLYELIWKRTVASQMADAKGSTATVTIKAGPTVDKSIAEFVASGTVITFRGFLHAYEESRDEERNAAAEPAEAKLPQLTEGQSLTLVEVEAKGHETSAPPRYTEASLVKALEELGIGRPSTYAAIISTIIDRGYVTPRGQALVPNWIAFSVVRLLEEYFSDLVEYDFTAGMESDLDLIAGGEADRVEWLTGFYFGNTKHRGLRTVIDNLGEIDAREINSIKIADDVTLRIGKYGPYLEAPGVDPETPRRVNIPAELAPDELTAAKARELIEAPVVGDRIIGVNPDNGKHVVAKDGRFGPYITEVDPVDEEAVAAEAAAKAEADAAAAVLAAASEVVDPATGEVIAAKPKRKPAAKKTVAVKQRTASIFKTMDLATVDLETALRLLDLPRVVGLDPETGAEITSQNGKFGPYLKKGADTRSLTSEDQIFEIDLAGAIELYAQPKYGGRAASSALKEFDKPDPESEKPIRIKDGRFGAYVTDGTTNATIPRGETVEDVDYERAVQLLADKRAKGPVVKKKPAAKKPAAKKPAAKKTPAKTAAKKPAAAKAALTPEAAAKAEATKAKAAATRAKTAAAKKAAAEAAAQ; this is encoded by the coding sequence GTGCCTGGCACGAAGAAGCTCGTTGTCGTCGAGTCGCCCGCAAAGGCGAAGACCATTGCCCAGTACCTGGGAGACGGATACATCGTCCAGGCCTCTGTCGGTCATATCCGCGACCTCATCGAGCCGAAAAACCTGCCGCCCGAATTGAAGAAGGGCTCGCTCGGCAAGTTCTCCGTCGACGTCGACAACGGCTTCGAGCCGTACTACGTCGTATCCGACGCCAAGCGCAAGACCGTCGCAGACCTGAAGAAAGCACTGGCCGGCGCCGACGAGCTCTACCTCGCAACTGATGAGGACCGCGAAGGCGAGGCCATCGCGTGGCACCTCCTGCAGGTGCTCAAGCCCAAGGTGCCCGTGAAGCGGATGGTGTTCCACGAGATCACCAAAGAAGCGATCGAGCGCGCCAAAGAGAACACCCGCGAGCTCGACACCGCCCTCGTCGACGCGCAGGAGACCCGCCGCATTCTCGACCGTCTCTACGGTTACGAGATCTCGCCCGTGCTCTGGCGCAAGGTCGGTCCCGGCCTCTCCGCCGGCCGCGTGCAATCCGCCGCCACCCGTCTCGTCGTCGACCGTGAGCGCGAACGCCTCGCGTTCACCGCCGCCAGCTACTGGGACCTCATCGCCCAGTTCACCCCTTCCGCCGACGCGCAGCAGTTCGAGTCGCGCCTCGTCCGACTCGACGGTGCCCGCATCGCCGTGGGCCGTGACTTCGACGACAAGGGTGTACTAAAGTCCGGAGCCGTCGCCCTCGACGAGACCCGCGCCACCACCCTCGCCGCGCAGTTGCGCGACCCGGCGACCGCGCTCACCGTCGCCTCCGTCGAGTCGAAGCCGTACACGCGTCGCCCCGCGGCGCCGTTCACCACGTCGACGCTGCAGCAGGAGGCCGGCCGCAAGCTGCGCTTCTCCGCCCGCCAGACCATGAGCGTCGCCCAGGGCCTGTACGAAAACGGCTACATCACCTACATGCGTACCGACTCGGCCACGCTGTCGGCGCAGGCGATCAACGCCGCCCGTACGCAGGCCGCCGCGCTCTACGGTGCCGACACGATCCCCGACAAGCCGCGCGTCTACGCCGGCAAGAACAAGAGCGCGCAGGAGGCTCACGAGGCGATCCGCCCCTCCGGCGAGACGTTCCGCACGCCCTCCGAGCTGTCGTCGGTGCTCCGCGGCAACGACTTCAAGCTCTACGAGCTCATCTGGAAGCGCACCGTCGCCTCGCAGATGGCCGACGCCAAGGGATCGACCGCCACGGTCACGATCAAGGCCGGCCCCACCGTCGACAAGTCGATCGCCGAGTTCGTCGCCAGCGGTACCGTCATCACCTTCCGCGGATTCCTGCACGCCTACGAGGAGAGCCGTGACGAAGAGCGCAACGCGGCGGCCGAGCCCGCCGAGGCGAAACTCCCGCAGCTGACCGAGGGCCAGTCCCTCACCCTCGTCGAGGTGGAAGCCAAGGGCCACGAGACCAGCGCCCCGCCGCGTTACACGGAAGCCAGCCTGGTCAAGGCGCTCGAGGAACTCGGCATCGGCCGCCCCTCCACGTACGCGGCCATCATCTCCACGATCATCGACCGCGGCTACGTCACCCCGCGCGGCCAGGCCCTCGTGCCCAACTGGATCGCCTTCTCCGTCGTACGACTGCTCGAGGAGTACTTCTCCGACCTGGTCGAGTACGACTTCACCGCCGGCATGGAGAGCGACCTCGACCTCATCGCCGGGGGAGAGGCCGACCGCGTCGAATGGCTCACCGGCTTCTACTTCGGAAACACGAAACACCGCGGCCTGCGCACCGTCATCGACAACCTCGGCGAGATCGACGCCCGCGAGATCAACTCGATCAAGATCGCCGACGACGTCACGCTGCGCATCGGCAAGTACGGCCCCTACCTCGAGGCTCCCGGCGTCGACCCCGAGACCCCGCGCCGCGTCAACATCCCCGCCGAACTCGCACCTGACGAGCTCACCGCCGCCAAGGCCCGCGAGCTCATCGAGGCGCCCGTCGTCGGCGACCGCATCATCGGCGTGAACCCCGACAACGGCAAGCACGTCGTCGCCAAGGACGGCCGTTTCGGCCCGTACATCACCGAGGTCGACCCGGTCGACGAGGAGGCGGTGGCCGCCGAGGCGGCTGCCAAGGCCGAGGCGGATGCCGCGGCAGCAGTCCTCGCGGCGGCATCCGAGGTCGTCGATCCCGCTACCGGCGAGGTCATCGCGGCGAAGCCCAAGCGCAAGCCAGCCGCCAAGAAGACCGTCGCGGTCAAGCAGCGCACGGCATCCATCTTCAAGACCATGGACCTCGCGACCGTCGACCTCGAGACGGCCCTGCGCCTGCTCGACCTGCCGCGCGTCGTCGGTCTCGACCCCGAAACCGGCGCGGAGATCACGTCGCAGAACGGCAAGTTCGGGCCGTACCTTAAGAAGGGCGCCGACACTCGCTCGCTCACCAGCGAGGACCAGATCTTCGAGATCGACCTCGCGGGTGCGATCGAGCTCTACGCCCAGCCCAAGTACGGCGGACGTGCGGCGTCGAGCGCGCTCAAGGAGTTCGACAAGCCCGACCCCGAGAGCGAGAAGCCGATCCGCATCAAGGACGGCCGTTTCGGCGCCTACGTGACCGACGGCACGACCAACGCGACGATCCCGCGCGGCGAGACCGTCGAAGACGTCGACTACGAGCGCGCCGTCCAGCTGCTCGCCGACAAGCGCGCCAAGGGCCCCGTCGTCAAGAAGAAGCCGGCCGCCAAGAAGCCGGCGGCGAAGAAGCCCGCTGCCAAGAAGACGCCGGCCAAGACCGCGGCGAAGAAGCCCGCCGCAGCCAAAGCCGCTCTGACTCCGGAAGCCGCGGCGAAGGCCGAAGCGACCAAGGCGAAGGCGGCGGCGACGCGCGCCAAGACGGCCGCCGCGAAGAAGGCGGCAGCCGAGGCTGCGGCACAGTAG
- a CDS encoding Rv3654c family TadE-like protein: protein MRRARSAGSQGGRLRDERGAGSVLAVAIVAGLIALTALLVPLYLVFATKQALAGAADAAALAAADVRVGFVAGEPCAVARRVAAANGGELTACQVDGLVVTVTVSGAVAGFAIGVSATAGPPPISGSKGVE, encoded by the coding sequence ATGCGCCGCGCGCGGTCGGCCGGATCGCAAGGCGGTCGTCTGCGAGACGAGCGCGGTGCCGGATCGGTTCTCGCGGTCGCCATCGTCGCGGGCCTGATCGCTCTGACCGCGCTGCTTGTACCTCTCTATCTGGTGTTCGCGACGAAACAGGCGCTCGCGGGTGCCGCCGACGCGGCGGCGCTCGCCGCGGCCGACGTGCGCGTCGGTTTCGTGGCCGGCGAACCGTGCGCCGTCGCGCGGCGGGTTGCCGCTGCCAACGGGGGCGAACTCACCGCCTGCCAGGTCGACGGGCTCGTCGTCACGGTGACCGTGTCGGGTGCCGTCGCCGGGTTCGCCATCGGCGTATCGGCCACCGCCGGACCGCCTCCAATCAGCGGGAGCAAAGGAGTTGAATAG
- a CDS encoding TadE/TadG family type IV pilus assembly protein, translated as MRSRSDWRLGALAGRAQGDGGHGDHGHGDRGRGDHGRGGRERGSVTAEFAAVVPAVVLLLACCLACLQIAGQQLRLQDAAADVARSVARGGGTSAAAVVPGVAVAVGASGDLVCATLSARSRSPAGTLLGLTLSASSCALAGGE; from the coding sequence GTGCGCTCTCGATCTGACTGGCGGCTCGGCGCGCTGGCCGGCAGGGCGCAGGGCGACGGCGGGCACGGCGACCACGGTCACGGCGACCGCGGGCGAGGCGACCACGGGCGAGGCGGCCGCGAGCGGGGCAGCGTGACGGCCGAGTTCGCGGCCGTCGTCCCGGCCGTCGTGCTGCTGCTCGCCTGCTGCCTCGCCTGCCTGCAGATCGCCGGCCAGCAACTGCGGTTGCAGGATGCCGCGGCCGACGTCGCCCGCTCGGTGGCACGAGGCGGCGGCACCAGCGCCGCCGCCGTCGTGCCGGGTGTCGCGGTGGCGGTGGGCGCGAGCGGCGATCTCGTCTGCGCGACTCTGAGCGCCCGCTCGCGGTCGCCGGCCGGCACGCTGCTCGGCCTCACGCTCAGCGCGTCGAGCTGCGCCCTGGCGGGTGGCGAGTGA
- a CDS encoding DUF4244 domain-containing protein, whose product MTINDPTTTPPRWRWRRAKLVADEEGAATAEYAIATMAAVGFAGLLVVILRSNEVRGLLLGIIRSALSI is encoded by the coding sequence ATGACCATCAACGACCCCACCACCACACCCCCGCGCTGGCGCTGGAGGCGCGCAAAACTCGTCGCCGACGAGGAGGGAGCGGCCACCGCCGAGTATGCGATCGCCACGATGGCCGCGGTCGGTTTCGCCGGGCTGCTCGTCGTTATTCTGCGGTCGAACGAGGTGCGCGGCCTGCTGCTCGGCATCATCCGCAGTGCGCTCTCGATCTGA